The DNA window TGGTTGCGCGCGGGCTGCGCCGGGCAGCGGCGGTCGTGGCCCCGAGCCGCGCCTTCGCCGCCGCGACGCAGCGCACCTATGACCTCGAAGAGCCGGTGATTGCCGTTCACAACGGGCGCACCGCGCGTGCCGTGCGGGCGCTGCCGCAGGGCGAATTCGTGCTCACCGCCGGGCGGCTGTGGGACGAAGGCAAGGACGTGGCGACGCTCGACCGCGCGGCAGCGCGGATCGCTGCCCCGTTCCAGGCCGCCGGTTCCGCGCAGGGACCGAACGGCGCCACCATCGCGCTCGCCGATCTCACGATGCTCGGTCATCTCAGCGAGACGCGCCTGAACGGATTGCGGGCGGCGCGGCCGGTGTTCGCGTCGGCGGCATTGTACGAACCGTTCGGACTATCGGTGCTGGAAGCGGCGCAGGCCGGATGTGCGCTGGTCCTGTCCGACATTCCGACGCATCGGGAGCTTTGGGACGGCGTTGCCATGTTCGTCGAGCCGCGTGACGATCGCGCGTTCGCCGAGACGATCAATAGCCTGCTCGGCGAGACAGCGCAGCGCAACCGCATGGGCGAGGCAGCTTGCGACCGTGCCCGTCAGTACACGGCGGAAGCGACTGCGCGGGGGATGGCGGCGATCTACGAGCGCGTCGCGGTGTCTGAAACCCAGCTCATCGCAGGTGCGGCATGAGGATCGTCTATTTCACCCATTCGCTGCGCTCGTGCTGGAACCACGGCAATGCGCACTTCCTACGCGGCGTGCTCAGCGAGCTAATCGAGCGCGGCCATGACGTGCGCGTGCTCGAACCCGAAGCGCCGTGGAGCCTCACCAACCTCCTCGACGATCATGGCCCGGAAGCGCTGGCGCCCTATCGCAGCAACTATCCCGAACTCAGCTCGCGCACCTATAGCCGGCCGGAAGAGGGCGCCGCCCATGCTTCGGGCGCAGACCTCGTCATCGTCCACGAATGGAACGATCCGGAGCTGGTCGCCGCCGTCGGCCGTCTTCGGGCGCGCGGCGGACGATTCACCTTGCTGTTTCACGACACCCATCACCGCGCCGTTTCGGCACCAGAGGAAATGCGCGCGTACGACCTTCACGCTTACGACGGCGTGCTCGCGTTCGGAGCGACTCTTGCCGACGTCTACGAGCGGTGGGGTTGGCGCGACCGCGTGTTTGTCTGGCATGAGGCGGCTGACACGCGGCGCTTCCACCCGCCGGCCCAGGAGAGCGATCGCGAGGGCCTGGTCTGGATCGGCAATTGGGGCGACGGCGAGCGCAGCCAGGAGATCGTCGATTTCCTGCTTAGGCCCGCGCAAGAAGCGCAGCTTCCACTCGACATCTACGGCGTCCGCTATCCCGCAGAAGCGAAGCAGACGCTGGCGCAATATGGTGCCCGCTACCACGGGTGGATCGCCAATGCGGCGGCGCCTGAGGTGTTCGCCCGGCACATGGCGACGGTTCATGTCCCGCGCCGCTTCTACACCCAGGTGCTGCCCGGCATCCCGACCATCCGCGTGTTCGAGGCGCTGGCCTGCGGCATCCCGTTGGTGTCGGCGCCGTGGAGCGACAGCGAAAAGCTGTTCCGCGTCGGCACCGACTTCCTGATGGTTCGCGACCGTGCGGAGATGCGGCGCGCGCTCGATGATCTGAAGAACGACCCCGGGCTCCGCCAAAGCCTCGTCACGAACGGGCTGGAGACCATCCTTGCGCGCCACACCTGCGCGCACCGTGTCGATGAATTGCTGTCAATCGTGGAGCGTCTGCGCGCTCCGGTTCTGGAGAGCGCTGCGTGAAGATTGCCTTTTACGGTTCGAGCCTGTTGTCGTCCTGGTGGAACGGCGCCGCGACTTATTATCGCGGCCTGCTGCGCGACCTGGCGAGCCGCGGTTACGAGATCACCTTTTACGAGCCCGACGCTTACGAGCGGCAGCAGCACCGCGACATGGAACCGCAGCCCTGGGCGCGGTCCGTCGTCTATCCCGCGACCGAGGAAGGGCTCCGCTACGTGCTCGGCGAAGCGCGCGCGGCTGACATCGTCGTCAAGGCGAGCGGCGTCGGCGTCTTCGACGACGAGCTGATCGCCGGTGTGGTGCAGCATGCGCGTCCCGGCGCGCTCAAGATCTTCTGGGACGTGGACGCGGCCGCCACTCTCGACGAGATGCGCGGCGCGGAAGATCATGCGGTTCGCCGGGCGCTGCCGGATCTCGACCTGGTGCTGACCTATGGCGGCGGTCCGCCCGTCGTGAACGCCTATGAAGGCTTCGGGGCTGCGCGCTGCGTTCCCGTCTACAATGCGCTCGATCCGACGACTCATCACCCGGTCGACCCGGATCCGCGCTTCACGGCGGACCTGTCGTTCCTGGGCAACAGGCTTCCCGACCGCGAGGCGCGGGTCGAGGAGTTCTTCCTCAAGCCCGCTGCCGCGCTGGCCGACCGCAGCTTCCTGATCGGCGGCAACGGTTGGGAGTCCAAGCAGATGCCGGAAAATGTCCGGCACCTCGGCCACGTGTTCACGCACGAGCATAATGCGTTCAACTGCACGCCGCTCGCGGTGCTGAACGTCGCTCGGGACAGCATGGCCAACATCGGCTTCTCGCCCGCGACACGGGTGTTCGAAGCCGCTGGAGCCGCCGCCTGCCTCATCACCGACGCATGGGAAGGCATCGAGCAGTTCCTGATCCCGAACGAGGAAGTGCTGGTCGCGCGCGACGGCCAGGACGTCGCCGACCACGTCCGGGCGCTGACGCCGGAGCGAGCCCGCACGATCGGCGACGCCGCGCTGAAGCGGGTGCTTAGCGAACATACTTATGCGCACCGCGGCGAGCAGGTCGACGAACTCTTCCGCAAGGAAATGGCCAGCCGCCTGGAAGAGGTGGCGGCATGAAGCTCGTCGTCCTCGGCCTCAGCCTTTCGTCGTCGTGGGGCAATGGCCATGCGACCACGTTCCGCGCGCTGCTCAAGGCCTATGCGGCGCGCGGTCATGACATCCTGTTCCTCGAGCGCGACTTGCCCTGGTACCGGAACAACCGCGACATTGCGGAGCCGGACTATTGCCGCCTGGAATTCTACCATTCGGTGGAAGAGCTGGCGCATTGGGCCGACGAGATCCGGGGCGCCGATGCCGTCGTGGTCGGCTCCTACGTGCCCGAAGGCGTCGATGTCGCCCGCTATGTCCAGCGTACCGCGCGCGGCGTCACTGGCTTTTACGACATCGACACGCCGGTCACGCTCGCCAAGCTCGAGCGCGGCGACTTCGAATATCTCTCGCCCGAAGTGATCCCCGGTTACGACGTCTATCTGTCGTTCACTGGCGGGCCGACGCTGAACCGCTTGGAACGGCAGTTCGGGTCGCCAATGGCACGAGCGCTCTATTGCTCGGTCGACCCGGACGCCTATCCGGTGCTGGACGTGCCGAAGAAATGGGACCTCACCTATCTCGGCACCTACAGCGACGATCGCCAGCCGACGCTCGAGAAGCTGCTGATCGAGCCCGCGCGCAAGCTGCCGCACCTGAAGTTCTGCGTCGCCGGCCCGCAATATCCCGAGAGCATCGAGTGGCCCGCCAATGTCGAGCGGATCGACCATCTGCCGCCGGCCGAGCATGCGGCGTTCTACGCGGCCTCGCGCTTCACGCTGAACGTCACGCGCCAGGACATGATCGCCGCCGGCTGGTCGCCGTCGGTCCGCTTGTTCGAAGCTGCGGCCTGTGCGACCCCGGTGATCTCGGACACATGGGACGGGATCGACAGCCTGTTTCAGCCCGGCCGCGAGATCATCCTTGCAGATGGCAGTGAGGACGTCATCGACATGCTCACGTCCAGCGCCGACGCTTCTGCGATCGGCAATGCCGCACGGGCGAGAATCCTTTCCGGCCACACGGCCGAACACCGCGCTTCTGAACTGGAGCGTTCAATCCTAGAGGCTGCCGAGCGCAAGAGCGGCAGCGCAGTGAAAAGGGAGCGGAGAGTGAAGCCCCAGAACCAGAAGATTGCGCTTGTGACGGGGGGCGCGGGCTTCATCGGATCCAACCTGTGCCGGCGTCTGCTGGATGAAGGCGCCCGCGTCCTATGCCTCGATAATTTCCAGACCGGCCGGAGCGAGAATGTCCGGCTGTTCGAAGGCGACCCGCAGTTCGAATTCGTCGAACATGACGTGATCGACGCGTTGCCGCAGTGGCTGCGTGGCGGGCGGACCAAGTTCACCCACATCTACCACCTGGCCTGCGCCGCTTCGCCGCCGCACTACCAGGCCGACCCCGAGCATACGATGCTCACCAATGTGCTCGGCACGCGCAACCTGCTGCGCCTGGCCGAGGAGACGGGAGCGCGCCTGCTGCTGACCTCCACCAGCGAGGTTTACGGCGACCCGGAAATGCACCCGCAGCAGGAGGATTATCGCGGCTGGGTCAGCTGCACCGGGCCGCGTGCCTGTTACGACGAGGGCAAGCGGGCTGCCGAAACGCTGGCGTTCGACTTCCTGCGTGCTCGCCGCGCCAACGTGCGCGTTGCCCGCATCTTCAACACCTACGGCCCGAAGATGCGCTGCGACGACGGGCGCGTCGTGTCTAACGTCGTGTGCCAGGCGCTGTCCGGGGACGACATCACGATCTACGGCGACGGCTCGCAGACGCGGAGCTTCTGCTTTGTCAGCGACATGGTCGAAGGGCTTTGCCGGCTCATGGACAGCGACACGGCGGTCGGCATGCCCGTCAACCTCGGCAACCCCAACGAGCTGACCGTCAAGCAGCTGGTCGACATCGTCATTGCGATGACCGGCTCGCCTTCACGCGTGACCTATCAGGCGCTGCCGGAAGACGATCCGCGCCGCCGCAAGCCGAACATCAGCCGCGCCAAGGAATTGCTCGGCTGGGAACCGACGGTCGACCTCGAGACGGGGCTTGAGGCCACCATCGAATGGTTTGCCGACGAGCAAAACCGGATCGCGGCGCCGATGTATATCGACGCGCCGGCCATCGCGACGGCAGCCGAATAGCCCAACCATGAGCGAAACGATGATGCGCGCCGCGGTGGTGACCGGCGCAGGTAAGTTCATGATCCAGGACGCGCCGCTGCCCGAGCCCGGGCCGGGCCAAGTGCGGATCAAGCTCGAAGGCTGCGGCGTCTGCGCGTCGAACCTGACTCCTTGGGAAGGTCCCGAGTGGATGCAGTTCCCGACCGAGCCGGGCGCGCTCGGTCACGAGGGCTGGGGTGTTGTCGATGCAGTCGGCGAGGGTGTCACCGGCTTCAAGGAAGGCGACCGGGTCGGCGCGCTCAGCGGCCATGCTTATGCGCAATATGACTTAGCCGACGCCGCCGACGTCGTGAAGCTGCCGGACGCGCTCGACGGCGTCCCGGTGCCGCTGGAGCCGTTCGGCTGCGCGTTCAACATCTTCCGCCGCAGCGACATCAAGTCGGGTCAGACGGTGGCAATCCTCGGCATCGGCTTCCTGGGCGCTATCCTCGTCAAGCTTGCCAGCGATGCCGGGGCGCGGGTGATCGCCATCTCGCGGCGCCAGGAATCGCTCGACCTGGCGACCCGCATGGGTGCGTCCGAGACGATCCCGATGCATGATCATTGGCAGATCATCAGCCAAGTGAAGGAGCTTACGGGCGGCACCTTCTGCGACCGGGTGATCGAAGCGGTCGGCAAGCAATGGCCGCTCGACCTCGCAGCCGAGCTGACGCGGGAAGGCGGGCGGATGATCATCGCTGGCTATCACCAGGACGGTCCGCGGCAGGTGAACATGCAGCTGTGGAACTGGCGCGGCTTCGATGTGATCAACGCCCACGAGCGCGACCCCGCCGTGTCGCGCCAGGGCATGCGCGAAGCCGTCGAGGCAATCGAAAGCGGGCGCATAGACCCCAATGACGTGGTGACTCACCGCTACTCGCTCGACCAGCTTGGAGATGCGCTGAACGCGACGCGCGATCGGCCCGGCAATTTCGTCAAAGCCGTCGTCCTTCCCTGACATGGTCACGCTCGGTTTTCTCGGCACCGGCTGGATCGGCCGCAACCGCATGGAAGCGATGCTCGCCACCGGCCAGGCGAAAGCGGTCGCGGTGTGCGACCCCAATGAAGAAATGGCGCATGGAGCGTTGGAAGCGGCGCCCGACGCGCGGATCGTCGGCTCTTTTGAAGAGCTGCTCGCCTGCGAACCCGACGGCGTGGTGATCGCGACGCCGAGCGCGCTTCATGCCGATCAATGCGTCCAGGCGTTGCGGCAGGGCGCGGCCGTGTTTTGCCAGAAGCCGCTCGGCCGCACTTCGGCTGAAGTCGAAGCGGTGCTCGACGCCGCACGCCTGGCCGACAAGCTCCTCGGCGTTGATCTGTCATACCGCCACACCGCCGCGATGCAGGCGATCCGCGAGCGGGTGCGTGCCGGCGAGCTCGGCAAGGTGTTCGCCGCCGACCTGACTTTCCACAACGCTTACGGTCCGCAGAGCGGCTGGTTCTGGGATCCCAAGCTGTCGGGCGGCGGGTGCTTGATCGATCTTGGCGTCCACCTTGTCGACCTGGTGCTGTGGCTGTTCGATTTTCCCGAGGTGCTGGACGCGCGCGGCACTCTGCTCCGCGACGGCCGTCCGGCCACACGGCAAGAAGTCGAAGATTATGCGACCGCCGAGCTTAAGCTCGCCAATGGCCTCACTGCGCGCATCGCCTGCTCATGGAACCTCAGTGCCGGCCGCGATGCGGTCATCGGCGCGAGCTTCTACGGCACAGCCGCAGGCGCGCAAATGCGCAACGAGAACGGCTCCTTCTTCGACTTTTCGGCCGAGTTGATGCGGGGGCAGAGTTCAGAGGCGCTGGCATCGCCGCCGGACAATTGGGGTGGGCGCGCAGCCGCCGAGTGGGTGAGGAAGCTGAGCGCCGGTGAACGGTTCAGCGGAAGCACGACGGGCTTGCTCGAAACGGCCCGAACCCTCGACCGGCTCTACGGGCGGTGATCATTCGCGAATGATTGAAGCAGTTTGATCATCCAAGGATGAACATGCCCCCGGCATGTCCATCTTGGATGATGGTGCCCAGGGACGGAATCGAACCGCCGACACCGTGATTTTCAGTCACGTGCTCTACCAACTGAGCTACCTGGGCGCGCTTGGCGAACGGCTGCTGCCTTTCGCGGCGAACGGCTCCCCTAGTCGTCGCCTCCGCCGCTGTCCACCCTGCCCGGATCGGCTGGGGGGCCGGGAATTCGATAGCCATCGCCGAGCCATTGCAGCAGGTCGCGGTCCTTGCAGCCGCGGGTGCAGAAGGGGGCGTAGTCGGCCTGGGCAGGCTGGCTGCACAGCGGGCATTTCTTCGACTTGTCAGAACTTCTCGGCATAGGCGCCGGACATGGGGAGCGATGCGTCTGCCCGCAACTCGACGGCGCCGCCGATCTGGCGCGAGAGCTGGTCGAGCCAGTCCTGGTGGGCCTGGAGCACGGCCGTAACCGCCGGGTGCGCGACCAGCCGCTTGGACCCCGGCTGCTCGAAGGTGACGCGGCGAAGCAGTACGCGAGCCTCCAACGCCGCACGATCTTGCGCCAGTTCCACCAGCGAAGCGCGCCTTCGCGGCCGAACGATCTGCACGAAGCCGAACCCGTTCACCGCGGTACGCTCGAACGGCTGCAGCAGTTCGGCGTCGATCGCCGCGGCCGCGTCCTGGCGCGCCGCCTTGCTCCCCGTCGTGGGCAG is part of the Sphingomicrobium sp. genome and encodes:
- a CDS encoding glycosyltransferase family 4 protein encodes the protein MSGLRLLLVTDAVGGVWNYSLELARALKPLGIDTILAVMGPSPSADQRDAAAGIKLIDTGLPLEWIESDPQAIGRAGEELARIAAREHADVVQTCSAALNAEAPFGVPCVAVQHSCVATWWEAVRGTDLPEDFAWRTELVARGLRRAAAVVAPSRAFAAATQRTYDLEEPVIAVHNGRTARAVRALPQGEFVLTAGRLWDEGKDVATLDRAAARIAAPFQAAGSAQGPNGATIALADLTMLGHLSETRLNGLRAARPVFASAALYEPFGLSVLEAAQAGCALVLSDIPTHRELWDGVAMFVEPRDDRAFAETINSLLGETAQRNRMGEAACDRARQYTAEATARGMAAIYERVAVSETQLIAGAA
- a CDS encoding glycosyltransferase, whose protein sequence is MRIVYFTHSLRSCWNHGNAHFLRGVLSELIERGHDVRVLEPEAPWSLTNLLDDHGPEALAPYRSNYPELSSRTYSRPEEGAAHASGADLVIVHEWNDPELVAAVGRLRARGGRFTLLFHDTHHRAVSAPEEMRAYDLHAYDGVLAFGATLADVYERWGWRDRVFVWHEAADTRRFHPPAQESDREGLVWIGNWGDGERSQEIVDFLLRPAQEAQLPLDIYGVRYPAEAKQTLAQYGARYHGWIANAAAPEVFARHMATVHVPRRFYTQVLPGIPTIRVFEALACGIPLVSAPWSDSEKLFRVGTDFLMVRDRAEMRRALDDLKNDPGLRQSLVTNGLETILARHTCAHRVDELLSIVERLRAPVLESAA
- a CDS encoding glycosyltransferase, coding for MKIAFYGSSLLSSWWNGAATYYRGLLRDLASRGYEITFYEPDAYERQQHRDMEPQPWARSVVYPATEEGLRYVLGEARAADIVVKASGVGVFDDELIAGVVQHARPGALKIFWDVDAAATLDEMRGAEDHAVRRALPDLDLVLTYGGGPPVVNAYEGFGAARCVPVYNALDPTTHHPVDPDPRFTADLSFLGNRLPDREARVEEFFLKPAAALADRSFLIGGNGWESKQMPENVRHLGHVFTHEHNAFNCTPLAVLNVARDSMANIGFSPATRVFEAAGAAACLITDAWEGIEQFLIPNEEVLVARDGQDVADHVRALTPERARTIGDAALKRVLSEHTYAHRGEQVDELFRKEMASRLEEVAA
- a CDS encoding GDP-mannose 4,6-dehydratase, with the protein product MKLVVLGLSLSSSWGNGHATTFRALLKAYAARGHDILFLERDLPWYRNNRDIAEPDYCRLEFYHSVEELAHWADEIRGADAVVVGSYVPEGVDVARYVQRTARGVTGFYDIDTPVTLAKLERGDFEYLSPEVIPGYDVYLSFTGGPTLNRLERQFGSPMARALYCSVDPDAYPVLDVPKKWDLTYLGTYSDDRQPTLEKLLIEPARKLPHLKFCVAGPQYPESIEWPANVERIDHLPPAEHAAFYAASRFTLNVTRQDMIAAGWSPSVRLFEAAACATPVISDTWDGIDSLFQPGREIILADGSEDVIDMLTSSADASAIGNAARARILSGHTAEHRASELERSILEAAERKSGSAVKRERRVKPQNQKIALVTGGAGFIGSNLCRRLLDEGARVLCLDNFQTGRSENVRLFEGDPQFEFVEHDVIDALPQWLRGGRTKFTHIYHLACAASPPHYQADPEHTMLTNVLGTRNLLRLAEETGARLLLTSTSEVYGDPEMHPQQEDYRGWVSCTGPRACYDEGKRAAETLAFDFLRARRANVRVARIFNTYGPKMRCDDGRVVSNVVCQALSGDDITIYGDGSQTRSFCFVSDMVEGLCRLMDSDTAVGMPVNLGNPNELTVKQLVDIVIAMTGSPSRVTYQALPEDDPRRRKPNISRAKELLGWEPTVDLETGLEATIEWFADEQNRIAAPMYIDAPAIATAAE
- a CDS encoding zinc-binding dehydrogenase, with protein sequence MSETMMRAAVVTGAGKFMIQDAPLPEPGPGQVRIKLEGCGVCASNLTPWEGPEWMQFPTEPGALGHEGWGVVDAVGEGVTGFKEGDRVGALSGHAYAQYDLADAADVVKLPDALDGVPVPLEPFGCAFNIFRRSDIKSGQTVAILGIGFLGAILVKLASDAGARVIAISRRQESLDLATRMGASETIPMHDHWQIISQVKELTGGTFCDRVIEAVGKQWPLDLAAELTREGGRMIIAGYHQDGPRQVNMQLWNWRGFDVINAHERDPAVSRQGMREAVEAIESGRIDPNDVVTHRYSLDQLGDALNATRDRPGNFVKAVVLP
- a CDS encoding Gfo/Idh/MocA family oxidoreductase, which gives rise to MVTLGFLGTGWIGRNRMEAMLATGQAKAVAVCDPNEEMAHGALEAAPDARIVGSFEELLACEPDGVVIATPSALHADQCVQALRQGAAVFCQKPLGRTSAEVEAVLDAARLADKLLGVDLSYRHTAAMQAIRERVRAGELGKVFAADLTFHNAYGPQSGWFWDPKLSGGGCLIDLGVHLVDLVLWLFDFPEVLDARGTLLRDGRPATRQEVEDYATAELKLANGLTARIACSWNLSAGRDAVIGASFYGTAAGAQMRNENGSFFDFSAELMRGQSSEALASPPDNWGGRAAAEWVRKLSAGERFSGSTTGLLETARTLDRLYGR
- the yacG gene encoding DNA gyrase inhibitor YacG, whose amino-acid sequence is MPRSSDKSKKCPLCSQPAQADYAPFCTRGCKDRDLLQWLGDGYRIPGPPADPGRVDSGGGDD